The Brachypodium distachyon strain Bd21 chromosome 4, Brachypodium_distachyon_v3.0, whole genome shotgun sequence nucleotide sequence TGTACGATGATGCTTGTGTGTTGTGCCCTGTGATGTTCTATTAGCACCTAATGCTTGCGGCTTTTCTTTTCGATTTGTTATTTATGTTCCTCTCTTGATTTTAATCTCGTCTGATTTGAGGCTTTGAACCTTGGAGCACGTTTGCatcttatttttttaattctcgTCTGAATTGCTATTGTTGTGGCGAAGACTGAAGTGCTTATTGTTAGACTGTTGAACCGGGTCGGGTATACCCGCGGGTCTTCGAGACCCGCGTCGGGTCTGGGTCCGGGTTCAGGTCGCAGGGCGAGTGGCCGGGTTCGGGTCGCAGGACGAGTGGCCGGGTCCGGGTCTCGTATGGCTGGACCCGGCCCCGAACCTGCCGGGTGCCATCGGGAGTTATGAGCTGATAAGCAGTTGCGATATGCGACCATCACTTCTGTCTGTTCACTGTCTAGCACAAGTGTACAAAGGAATAGTAGTGTTTGTTAGTTTGTTTCACGCGGCAAACGTGTCGTTGTTGTACAACTGTAGCACTTGTTTCCAGCACTTCTAGAGAAACCGCGGCACTTGTTGTACCTTTCTGAACTTGACGTGGAagatctttttcttttccgttCGGTGAGGAATGGAAGTACTTTCTCCTGTCCATATTACTTTCgaaatgtatttagacattttttgaacatagatatatccatatttgaacaaatttgatccaagtaatatggatcggatggagtattttgtTTTAACCTTTGGACTGGAATATGGTAGTACATGCACATTGGCTATTTCAGATTTGCACTCTCGTATTAAGGATTTTGATTCGGACTTTTGTACCATCGCATATTGTCATCAGTAATCCTGCTTGTCTTGTGGCTAACAGTCATGCAAGCTCGCTATCCATTAATGGAGTTTATTGTAGGTTATGATTCCATGGTCCCTCGGTCTCTTATCCTCGAGGATTCATGCGCCCTTATGCTCGGCATATACACGCAAGTGCTGCAAACCTTTTTCTCACGAAAAATCGTAAAGGTGCTGGTACAACAAGtgtgctgtaaaaaaaagacaagtgCCGTTGAATAGAAATCGCAAAAATTGTTGTAGGCAACAAATCTACAtatacatgtactccctccatcccatattaaacgaatcaaatttgtccaaatatgaatgtatctatatctaaaaagtgtttagatatatataataaaaagtcacttgaTATTGGACGGAGGATTGACGTACTATCCACATATACCACGTGGTTATATATGTACTATTCCTTGTTGCTTGAAAGAATAGTAGTGTTTGATGTTCTAACCGCTTTCAAACTTTGGAGCCAGCGGTGTATAATGGACAATGATAAACAAGCCGTAAATCGAGCCTTTTCTTTCATCATGTATCGTGCAGTAATCGTGTGCATGACAATTGTACAATCCGAATATCAATAATTTAGTACATCCATAACTGGATACAAAATAGGATGACCTGTCCAGGTCGATCAGTCCATACGCTTCACAAGAAAGCTCGTGCGGCGGACATATGGATGTCCTGCGTACACGGTGGTTAGTTATCTTCTATTGCACCACTCTACAGGATAGCTGCCGCAGACGATTTTCCCCCAACAACGACTAGTTCTCCGAGAGCGGCATTATGGCCACCGCCGAGAACACCGCCAATGGAAACGGGtcttctgcttctttttttaagaaaactCGCCGCTACTTTATTAATTGctaaaattaagaaaaatacataaatGTTCGGGGGGACTTGTTAGCCAAACATAACGGCATGTCACCAAAAAAGTGTCCATCCTAGCTAGGCGATGAGTTTCGCCATTTGcttctcgaaaaaaaagatacaatCTTGGAAATCTTCCTTGAGTTTCAGGATATGAGAAATCACCATGCCATGGGCGCCGCGAGTAGAGTCAACCTTGATCTCATTcacaattctataatatttgacaagatttataatcagatGAATTCAAGTAATAATTGTTTTAAttttcatatttatgaagaggcggagatACTattatcttgtctcgttttattacgtaggcatcttaccgagcttttcaagtccaaggtcaagatgagatacgatagAGGCGAATGGGAGgaccaacaagaatcaagcatccATACAGCTGAGCGGGAAGGATTTCAAATGTACTTTTCAATAAATCAAACgccacatgattcggagctagctagagaaagatatcacgaattaaagttgaatccgattcgggtccgagctgttagaagacccgaatttgttttaatcactcatgccgcatccggagtccaaatcaatcaaacaagtacttgttggaaaggtaattacaagacttTTCCAAAGGATCCGGCTCCACAAGGAGATTCGAcacgtgctgaccgtgacggacaaaacaagccgACGGATCTTTTTTTcggtttcctaaagagttgtaatTTGTTAAggaagttagagatagagttggatttcggcctccttactaaAGTTGGACGAAAAtctctcttccttctcctttaTATATCCCacgagcccccctaaggagccttgggttttgtttagttaaaagttagccattgctactacttcgtgtaatcgcgtgtgtcggttagaccacctacTTTACCgttttcggaaccccaacttatcgtctcgttgagacattggtttgatatagtatattcccaatttcagattgcatccgctatttatcttgttcttgcttgttcttcgattgcttgcaggagcaaagaccttcgtggtcaggttgatcgtgtcccgcgtgatcaataaccctctggagttggtgtatcgattgctaaggcgcagcctcctaggccgtagtcggatcgtcaacgtcacctcctatacaaatcgagagttatcgttctcatcgaaagatcgggccaccccgacccatATCACCATATCTATGTAACCAACAGTAGACCTCCAGCCGGCCTCGAAAATGTGACTTCTCAGGCTTTCTATGGATAAGGGTAAAAATGGTTAGGATAATTGCCCACTAAGTCTATTTCTGAAACCGACAGTATAGGATAACTATCTTGTCGGATATGCTAGATGATATGATACGAGCGTTATCAGGAGGACACCAAATTATCATAAATTACAATCGGATAATCCAACACTAATAAGTCGGATATTACCCCTTTTTATCGACATGTCACATGCAACCCACTAGCCCAGGCTGCCCCATCCCAAGAAGCACACACATGGACATATATCCTAACCTACTTGACATGATCATACATCCTTGCAGGATACACACTGGAAGTTAAAACACAAAGGCATGTATGAGCGCGTGTGTGATCTTAGCCATGGTCTGGTATTTGAGTCCAACATAAATGGCTAAGATCTTATTAGTTATTACTAGTATATGCACGCACTATCCGTCTGTCATTATCCGTTTCCACGTCCGAATCTGCATCCATTCCATTTCGGAATCCAATAAAAATATGGAATATGATATGTTATGAATACTATTCAACCAAATCTGATACGTTTTCATCCTTACTTATGGATGACCCATCAGAGTGGTGGCGTCATCTCAGACAGGTCGGGACACGTGAAACATGGTTACCAAGGGTAACACTATCTGTCAAACAAGAGGATTTAAGAGGCATCGGTGTACAACTGTCTTGCAGTGATGGGCTAATACTTGGGGTGTTACAACATGATCAGGGATTGACCTGGGCTCTCAGACATCAATAAAAGCTCCTGGACAAGGATGAACATGGTATAAAAGAGTGGTGGTTATCCATGATTCAAATTAGGGGAAGGTGGAGAAAGACCATTGCCTCCTTGTTGATGTTTGTTACTTTGTTTCTTCGAAATTAGGGACAAGAAGAACTCAGAGGAGGAGATCAAGAAGGAAGCCCGTTTTTGGGTCCTCACGGAGGATAAACATTTGAGTTCCATCATGTTGCGATAGTAGGCCTTTGTGGGGTTTCTTGTGTCTTTTTCCAATTGTGCATATTTGATATAACTCCTTATTTAATGAGATGAGACAATTCCGTGTTAAAAGAACACATATTCTTCCATGGTATTACGTTTTTAACCCAATCGTATTCCAACAGCAATAGGAATTATCTCTTCCAGGGTCTGTACATTTAAAGAAGTTACTAATGCATCAAGGTGTTACCATCTCAAAAGCAAACAAGATAGACACCCGGGTGGCAGCCTAATAAACCAATCAAGAAGCCTCCAAACCTAAGATATGAAGCTGTCCTGGCTCACGTGTGTCCAACTTGTAGCTAATAACATGCAACTTGTGCTCTCTAGGGGACCCATTTGAATGAGACATGCACGCCGTCGTCTCCTGCCTTTaaaacaacagaaagaatTCTTTCATGCATAGAACTGTATCTCAGGAATGCACATACATTGGCTCTCTCTGGTACTGGTAGAGAGACTTTTTAGAGAGACAGCCTTGCATTTTTTGTCCTTTCTAGGGGCTCCAAAGTCCAAAGGATATATGTATGTAATATTCCCGGTTATGTTATAGAAAGGGGACATTGGAGAAAAACACAAGGGGGATTAAGCTAGTTAGGAATTTAGGATGCTTCCCAAGAGAGCACAACTATGGGGACAGCTCCAATCACTCTGTGCCTTTGGGAAATCCAAGGCCTAGGCGGACGACATTGTCAATGCCCCTATATGTATGGACGAGTCTTATTTGCTAGTTTCTCACACACATACTCCAAATATAAAATAGTGTTTTCTTGTCAAAATGGACTGAAAAAGATATACCAAAAGGTTTACACTGCATTATGTGCAAATATTATACTTCTGTGTTCATTTTTTCTCTCCAAAAAATGATTGCTAGCAACTGGTAAGTGGTAACTATGGTTTTGGTAACGGACCAGTTATAGGTGGTGGACcacagggaaaaaaaaatccagtcttcttgttttcaaaaaggagGACATGCAAATTTTGTACAAATTAGGAGAAGTCCAATATAGTTCAATTTCAtgcaaatttgaacaattttGAAATCTGAGCATTTGAGAAAGTACCTATCAGTAAAAGTCCAATATTTCTGGTAACTACCGGTACAACCTAGCATTTCATAATTTTGTAAGATTATGAAACTTTGTTGCAACTTGTAATAATAATAAACTAAAATAAATATCTTGTTTCAGTTATTCATCAATTCCTAActtcctatatatatgcatcttcggcgaaaataaaaatatacgCTAATTAATATGCTTCTCCTCATGCATACGGAGGTCTTTTGCATTCAATCTCTCTATTTGACTTACCTTTAGGAACTCTTCCAACTTACAATAGATCACTTACCTTTAGAAACTCTTCCAACGTAAatatctctctctttctctccgcTCATATTTCTCTATCAATTAATGCTGCTTGCTGCCTTAGGGTTTCCTCCCAGGTGACTCAATTGTCCCATCTACTTTGGAGGACCTGGTTTCTTGTAAAACCTGCTTTATCGTTTTGTTGGCAGGTACCCTTCACCAATAGGCAGTaggcaacaacaaaagaataCATAAGGAATTTAGACAAAACTTTTTTTCTGCCTGAGCAACCGACCAAAACATCATTTTTGACATCATGTGCATACCGGCCAACATGATGCCTCCAAGCACTTCCATGCATATTTCACGGCACACGCTTCTCTTAATCCTCCTCTCAATACCTTTCAAGCAAGCTGGGTTGCAAAGAGAAGCAAGCTAATCAAACACATTCCATGCATAACCTACCTCTTGCTTTCCTCCTCGATCTTCTACTCTCCCATAAACTTTGGTCGTTTGGTGGTGAACTTGGAAAAGAAACCTAGCTAGCAAGAGCTTTCTCCGTGCCAATTTGATCAGTTGATGGTATTATTGTCATATGCATCATCCTTGGTGTAGTTAAGAGGCGTGCTCAGCTCAACAAATAACAATCTTTCATGTGCTCACGCATGGGGACGCTCAACTGCTCCGACACGACCTCGAGCGTGAAACTACAACAGCAACAAGGGCCAACGTCGCCCACCGCCTCGTTCTCGGAGTCGAACATCGTCGCTTCGTCCACTGATCCCGATGCCATCGACGCTCTAGCTGGGCTGCAAGCTCTCCGGTTTGACGGAGACATCGATGGCGAGATCCAGTCGCCTGACCTTGCCATGTGGGAGTCCCTCTTCGCCGACCAGATCGGCGCCTCAGGTGCTGATTTCTTGATGTCTTCCCCTCGAAGGGACTTCAGCCCTTTGAGGGACTTCATGGTCTCCTCCCCCAAGAGGGACTACATGGTCTCCTCACCCAAGAGAGACTACATGATGTCTTCTCCCAAGCGAGACTACATGATGTCTTCTCCTAAGAGAGACTACATGGTGTCCTCCCCAAAGAGAGAGATGGGTGTCTCTTCCCCAAGGAGATCAACCTTCTCCAACCTGTACAGCAGCACTATTAACCAAGCCAATCAGCAGAGCTACATGCATGGCATGGAGGGGAGCCCCCAAACGCAGTACAGCAACCTCGCCAGCCAAGGCAACAAAGGAAAGTCGTCGCCTAGCCCACTCCACAAGGTATACATCAACAACGTTAATGCCCACAGTAACAGCGGTAAGAGCAACGGTCCCTCCTCCTTgtcgtgctcctcctcctacgCCCATGGCGAGAACCTTCCCCTGCCCTCCATGGACCCCTTTCTGGAGGAGTACAAGGAAGGTTACCTAGCTTACCAGCTTCCGGAAAAGGCCGGTGGCAGCGAGAGCGCCAGAACTACTGCTCCAACATCTTCGCAGCTGCCGACGCTGTCGGAGTGCCTAGCGATGCCGGAGCCGGGGTACGgagacggcgacgacgacacggcggcggccattgTTGCCCGAGCAGGGATCCAGGTGGGAGGGTTGCAGCAAACGGATCACCTGTACTACGCGAGCCAGTTCGGAGCAGCAGAGGGATCATTATCGTCTCTGCAGCACCAAATGGCAAAGCCTGAGCAGTGGGCAGattcttcctccttgcacAGCATGCTGGGCTCGGTGATCCAGTCAGAGGCTGATCAGCAGGTAATCAATTCaccaaccatgcatgcatcaagttacattttttttcgaaaaagggAAGAGTCTCAtggatgcacacagccatattTCCTCACATAAACTTTTAGAGATTCTGCTGCTGCAGTTATACatcttaattttatttttaacttTTCGTCTGCTAGCTCTTTGCAAAATCTCTGCATAATTTCGTATATGTGGCGGACGATTGGCCAAATGGTCGCAGTCCATGCAATCCGTACGTGTGGTATACTAATTAAAGCAGCTCGTCAAAATGAGATTGCTGTTTCGTCGTAGCTGTTAACCCAACGCGCCAAAAGTACCCATGACGCTTTCGATTGGCTCTTTGGGCAGAACCTGACCAAGGCGTGGAGATTTATCGCCGGAACGGCAACTTTCTAGAAACTTAATAATTAAGATCTTTTGCTGGGTCTCAATCAGCTAGCATATGTATGTACGTACGTGACAATCATATGACCTCCAAAATTAACGTGTGAAGCTAGACATGAGATGGCTACCATATACCTTGCTAAAGAACGAAACATCCTATAGCTAGCTGCTAGCACTGTAGTAGCACACCAGCTCAGTATTTCAAGCAGTCCCGGGGTGACCGGAAACTCACGCGGCCAGTCGATCTCCTGTTTATGGCTACCCAGCAATGTTCTATTCGATCGATCGCAGGATTCCAAAAATTCAGAATTAGATGAAAAAACTACTACTCCTTACCAAAAAGTTAGATGTCAAGGTATATGGAATCTTACCGGAACCGAGAGCCCATCAATAATTAAAGTTGTATTGGTGGTTTATAGAACACTACTAAAAAAAcgtttatcagtaacggtcgaaaatgGCTATGATTAATGGGCAGACCGCCACTAACTTCTTGCCAGTGATGTGGGGTCGACCCGTTGGTGATGATAtgcacatcagtgtcgggcacTATAGGGACTGACACTGATATCATTTTtgacatttaaaaaaaaagctaggcATTGGCATAGCCTGTACGTTCCCGTCGCCCGCCGATGCCTTAGGAGCAGGCATCCCtgctcatcagtggcggtcggggaAGTCCCGTCTCTGATGACTCGTCACTTATGTTGTGTTTGGTAGTagtggaaggaaaaaaaaatttggttgccTAAGACACACGGCACAATATTGTTTCTTTTTAACCTGGCGCAAGAATTGCTTCAAAGGGTTAGGTGTTTGACAGTTTTTTATGGTCGTTGTTGAAAGAAAGGAAAGTTAATATTTGTCATGGTTGAGGTTGGATTCAATGAAATATTTCTGTTGGAACTGCATGTAAATAAGTCCAGATAGATAGCTCCTATGGTTTTGAATCTTAAAAATCAAACGAACCATATATATAATAGAAACTGATAGATAGCTCCTATGGTTATACAATCCATCAAATTGTTATAAAATCCCTTTGAATGAGAAAGACTAATTTTACCCACCGATTATCCATGTATTTAAAGTTTGGAAACTCAAGTAGAAATTTTTGGATATATATAATAGAAACACGATTCCATGCAAAATCAACCTTTTCATCAATTTCCAATTCGaaaatacatgcatgtacTACACATATCTGGGTGTTGTCGATCTTGACGAAAGCGACTTTTACGTGACATCTCCTGTTACACCTAGGGTAGAAAAGAATTTAGCgctaattaaatttgaattattATAATGGAAAATCATGTTGAAATCTTCAAGCAATAGTTCATGGCAAGAAAAATAAGTTGAATGTATACAGTTTGAGGCTAACAATCATAGCACAATTAATTCTCATATATGATGCAGCAGGAGCAAGACAGCGGGCTTCAGCTAGTGCACCTCCTGCTGGCGTGCGCCGACTTGGTTTCCAAGGGCGACCAGCCGTCGGCGCTCCGGCACCTGCACCTCCTTCGCCGCGTGGCGTCCCCGCTGGGCGACTCGATGCAGCGCGTGGCCTCCTACTTCGCGGACGCCCTCGCGGCCCGGCTCGCCCTCGCTTGCCCCTCTTCCGTGGTCTCCCCTGGCGGCGCGCCCTTCCCTTTCCCTCCGTCGCCGGATaccctcaagatctaccagaTCCTCTACCAGGCGTGCCCCTACATCAAGTTCGCCCACTTCACGGCCAACCAGGCCATCTTCGAGGCCTTCCAAGGCGAGGACCGCGTCCACGTCGTGGACCTGGACATCCTCCAGGGCTACCAGTGGCCCGCGTTCTTGCAGGCGCTCGCGGCCCGGCCCGGTGGGCCGCCGACGCTGAGACTGACGGGGGTGGGccacccggcggcggccgtcagGGAGACGGGGAGGCACCTGGCTTCCTTAGCCGCGTCGCTCCGGGTGCCGTTCGAGTTCCATGCCGCCGTGGCGGACAAGCTCGAGCGGCTTCGGCCCGCCGCCCTGCAGAGGCGCGTCGGGGAGGCGCTGGCTGTGAACGCGGTGAACCGCCTCCATCGTGTGCCTGGTGCGCACCTAGCGCCGTTGCTGTCCATGATCCGCGACCAGGCGCCCAAGATCATGACGCTCGTGGAACAAGAGGCCGGACACAACGGCCCATACTTCTTGGGCAGGTAATTACTTGCTGGAGTACTACTTCTCTCTACCAGCAGAACGAACGAGCACGTATTAACGCCTCGTATAGTGATTAATGACGCATATCTATCTGTATCTAGGTTCTTGGAGGCTCTGCACTACTACTCGGCCATCTTCGACTCTCTGGACGCGACGTTCCCGGCGGACTCGGCGCCGCGGATGAAGGTGGAGCAGTGTCTGCTAGCACCGGAGATCCGCAACGTGGTGGCATGCGAGGGCGCCGAGCGGGTGGCGCGTCACGAGCGGCTGGACCGGTGGCGCCGCATCATGGAGGGCCGCGGGTTCGAAGCCGTGCCACTCAGCCCGGCCGCTGTCGGCCAGAGCCAGGTGCTCCTCGGGCTTTACGGCGCGGGCGACGGATACCGTCTTAACGAGGACAAGGGTTGCCTCCTGCTTGGCTGGCAGGACCGTGCCATCATCGGCGCGTCAGCGTGGCGGTGCTGATCGATCCAACAAATTAAGTATTGTACGTGGCCGGAGATTGACGACGACGGAAGAGGTGCTGCAAGCAAGGCGACCTCTTCTCTGTGTGCATTAGATTTCTCTCTTCTTGCATCTTGCATGTGTGGTTATCTCGATTCTTGGTTGACTACTAGCCGAAGTTTAGGCAACTTGCTGTGAAAAGCTTGTATCCGAAACAAAGTAAGACGAATTTGTACTTGTAAAAGGAATTGTACTCGTACGATTTTCTTCTTGTACTGCGATCTCCTACTTATCTATTGCTAGTTGAAATGCTCGTGCGTTACAACGGagtaacaaaataaaatgatatgCTCGAAAAAATGCATCAAGGTCTTTGACGACCACCAAATAtccctttttgaaaaaagttTCTTCTGAAGATTTTGTGTCTATACTCAACTATTTCAGAAGACAACAATACCTTTGGTCAAAACAGTATTGGTACTCAATAATTTGACTTATTTAGTTCTCTCCACTCTCACTTcacccctaaaaaaaagttagaagCGGCAAGACATTCATATATGTGTACGGGTGGAGAGCTTTTTCCCTCTTCTGGTTTTGATTTCCTACAAGCATTGTAATGGCATGACCACAAGCTGACAGTCATGGCTGAGGGAATTTATAGGTGTGACGATCAGTTGATCAGGCAGCTTAGATGTGCCCTCTGCTGCATTTTTCCACGGAAACTGCCCTCTGCTGCAGACTGGAGTCCTCGCTTAGATGTGCTGCAGCTTTGAGCAATGATCTGGCGGGGTTTCCTTCCTCCGCTCGAGACATTGCCTCGTACAGAATATATACAGCTTATTATTTTCTTACCTCAGACGAACACCTGATTGAATGTGAGCAAGAGGTAACCTGACATTTGCCGTGGTAATACCAATGCAGCTTACATGTCATACAATAGTCAAACTTCTTGATTCTCATTTTCCGGATGCTTCAGCGCAGACCTGAAAATtatacaaacaaacaaagaagttCAAGATGCCTAAACACAACATACTAATGTGTGACAAGTTTCCAACAAACAGACAAATAAATAATAGAAACGGTATTTGAAGAAATTTCTGATTCCACTCACCATTAGGTTTGCGAAGCTCCCAAAAGATTCACCATCCTGACATGtgctattctttttttttttgacgaaaatgCAGGTGTGCTGCCTTTCATTACTTAAGTTGGAGTTAGAAATTTAATTACAAACATGGATCAGCATAGGAGAAGGAGGTGAGGAGCAACTACAGCTGGATGAGGGAAGAAGGAGCAGGTAACTCGGGAGGGCGAACCCTGTGAAACCACATTTGCTCAATCATCTAAAAGGATGCAACAGCAGCACAACCGGCTGACCTCCATGAGAGGAGCTCCTCGCGGGCAAGATCACAGAGGTTGAAATCGTGTGTTGTTTGGAGTGGAAGACCCTTCAGTTACGCTCAAGCCAGATCATCCACCAACCGAGCATCACGGCAGCCCTCAGGCGGTTGCGTTGCAAAAAGAACCGGCATAGATGATCTTCATTGGACCACCAGTCAGCAATGGAGCTTCCAAAGAGGTGAGGTGGCGACTGGATGCGGACGTTGATCACGGAGAGGAAATTGGCCCAGAATTGAGCTGAGAAGATCGACAGAGCTGGCAAATCGGCTTGTGCAGGATAACTTTGGTTGCTAATCTGTCAGCAGTAAGGCATCTTTCCAAGGCAACAGTCCAAACGAAGAACCTGACCTTAGCTGGGATTTGATTTTCCAAATTAGGGCAGCAATGGAGAAGAGAGTTCGACCTAAGAATTGAACTTTGTAAGCCGAACTCGCAAAGTAAAGACCAAAGGGATGAAGCTTCCAAGAAATTGAGTCCTCGGTCTCGGAAAGGTTCATATTTTGCACAATGCCCCATAAGTGAATGAATTGCAGGAGGATTTCATGTGATGGCTGTCTTTTGATACTGCGAATCCAACTGTGATTTCCCAAGGCATCTTTATAGAAATTCTCTTTCTCCTAGAATGCTCGAAAAGAGCTGGGAACCGCTCGGCCACCGTCTGCTGATTATGCCATGGGTCTAACGACCACCAGGAGCCATCACCAACAATGAAAGAAGAAGCTGCATGGAATAGCGCCAAGGTGCATTGATCTTTCGTGATGCTagcaacatattttttttgtcagatCCCTCTCCCCATGTCGCAAACAACCATCTTGCTTTGAGTTCCCTGCCTTGGCAAACGAGATCAGGGATGCCAAGTGACGAAGgggtgacttcgacaatgtccatattgctGGACTTGTACCTAGGAAAGTTTTGAGTGTATATGTTGGCGATCTTGttggctaacaaggacacaggagacacgatttacccaggttcgaggccctcggaaggtaatacccctacgtcctgcttatCTGGATTTTATTGATTAGTCGATTACAAGGGAGCCACGGGGActagatgcacagattcgATCCGgtgagtgcgtctaggcgtcTTCTATGCTGGATTGGTTgatcttggctccccctcctggtccctTTATATATGTAGGAGACCAGGTCCCacgtagagtccaagtcgaaTACAACGTTGAGATATACTATGTTTAAACTTTCTTTGTCTTGAGCCGCAAGTTGAGCATATGGACTtctggagtcgtagtaggcttcctttTGGGCCCCTAGCTAGGCCGTGAcaggtatactcgagtcgagtacgtggttagtcataaccacgtcaccaAGCCCTCCATACTCTTTGGGAGCGCAGAGTTTTTGCCAGGCCACCAAACTTTTAGAGCCAACCGGCTGATCGACACCAGCCCAAAGGAAAGAGCGGCGTATCTTGTCAATCTGCTTGATGACCCAGACATGCTGTTTGATAGCTACCATGTGATAGGAGGACAGCGACAAGAGGACAGAATTGATAAGGATTAACCGGCCAGCTTTGGATATGAATTGGCCTTGCCAGCCAGCAAGCTTTTTGGCAACTTTATTGATGATGGGCTAGAAGTCCGCTCTTTCGGCCTCCTTTCCCAAGGCTGGCCGCATACCCCTCTAGTCCTCCATATATACCCCCGTTAGATCTTCGTTTAGACtcggattttgtttagtttgaGACTTAGCTATTCGCTACTCTTCGCCATAGGCACAAGTGTCAAATCGACCTTCTGTACTATGCGCTTGCAGAATCCCATCAATAAAGCTTCACCTTTATTCgcaatatcttgattgcatctaCAATTCAtgcttgttcttcggttgcatgcagggattgatccttcgtgatcaggttgatctagctccgacgtggtcaataacctcggaagttggtgtagcgatcGCTAAGGCACAACG carries:
- the LOC100840954 gene encoding DELLA protein GAI isoform X2, which translates into the protein MCSRMGTLNCSDTTSSVKLQQQQGPTSPTASFSESNIVASSTDPDAIDALAGLQALRFDGDIDGEIQSPDLAMWESLFADQIGASGADFLMSSPRRDFSPLRDFMVSSPKRDYMVSSPKRDYMMSSPKRDYMMSSPKRDYMVSSPKREMGVSSPRRSTFSNLYSSTINQANQQSYMHGMEGSPQTQYSNLASQGNKGKSSPSPLHKVYINNVNAHSNSGKSNGPSSLSCSSSYAHGENLPLPSMDPFLEEYKEGYLAYQLPEKAGGSESARTTAPTSSQLPTLSECLAMPEPGYGDGDDDTAAAIVARAGIQVGGLQQTDHLYYASQFGAAEGSLSSLQHQMAKPEQWADSSSLHSMLGSVIQSEADQQEQDSGLQLVHLLLACADLVSKGDQPSALRHLHLLRRVASPLGDSMQRVASYFADALAARLALACPSSVVSPGGAPFPFPPSPDTLKIYQILYQACPYIKFAHFTANQAIFEAFQGEDRVHVVDLDILQGYQWPAFLQALAARPGGPPTLRLTGVGHPAAAVRETGRHLASLAASLRVPFEFHAAVADKLERLRPAALQRRVGEALAVNAVNRLHRVPGAHLAPLLSMIRDQAPKIMTLVEQEAGHNGPYFLGRFLEALHYYSAIFDSLDATFPADSAPRMKVEQCLLAPEIRNVVACEGAERVARHERLDRWRRIMEGRGFEAVPLSPAAVGQSQVLLGLYGAGDGYRLNEDKGCLLLGWQDRAIIGASAWRC
- the LOC100840954 gene encoding DELLA protein GAI isoform X1, which codes for MCSRMGTLNCSDTTSSVKLQQQQGPTSPTASFSESNIVASSTDPDAIDALAGLQALRFDGDIDGEIQSPDLAMWESLFADQIGASGADFLMSSPRRDFSPLRDFMVSSPKRDYMVSSPKRDYMMSSPKRDYMMSSPKRDYMVSSPKREMGVSSPRRSTFSNLYSSTINQANQQSYMHGMEGSPQTQYSNLASQGNKGKSSPSPLHKVYINNVNAHSNSGKSNGPSSLSCSSSYAHGENLPLPSMDPFLEEYKEGYLAYQLPEKAGGSESARTTAPTSSQLPTLSECLAMPEPGYGDGDDDTAAAIVARAGIQVGGLQQTDHLYYASQFGAAEGSLSSLQHQMAKPEQWADSSSLHSMLGSVIQSEADQQQEQDSGLQLVHLLLACADLVSKGDQPSALRHLHLLRRVASPLGDSMQRVASYFADALAARLALACPSSVVSPGGAPFPFPPSPDTLKIYQILYQACPYIKFAHFTANQAIFEAFQGEDRVHVVDLDILQGYQWPAFLQALAARPGGPPTLRLTGVGHPAAAVRETGRHLASLAASLRVPFEFHAAVADKLERLRPAALQRRVGEALAVNAVNRLHRVPGAHLAPLLSMIRDQAPKIMTLVEQEAGHNGPYFLGRFLEALHYYSAIFDSLDATFPADSAPRMKVEQCLLAPEIRNVVACEGAERVARHERLDRWRRIMEGRGFEAVPLSPAAVGQSQVLLGLYGAGDGYRLNEDKGCLLLGWQDRAIIGASAWRC